A stretch of Thermodesulfobacteriota bacterium DNA encodes these proteins:
- a CDS encoding septum formation initiator family protein: MTKFIGKTILILVCISLVAYTFTKEITKVYSLYRENNEIKKRIERLKTENEKLQKQITILNTEIPIIEKIAREELGMIKQSEKIYKFQE; this comes from the coding sequence ATGACAAAATTCATAGGCAAGACTATTCTTATTCTGGTATGCATTTCTCTCGTTGCATACACTTTCACAAAAGAAATTACAAAGGTGTATTCACTATACAGAGAAAATAATGAGATAAAGAAAAGAATAGAACGTCTAAAGACGGAAAACGAGAAGTTGCAAAAACAAATTACAATCCTCAACACTGAAATTCCTATCATAGAAAAGATTGCAAGAGAAGAGCTGGGGATGATTAAACAAAGTGAGAAGATTTATAAATTCCAAGAATAG